GTGGACGTATGCCTCAACGATGACGGCGTAAAGGGCCCGGTCGATACGGCGGCGGCGTTCGAGCAGGCTGGGGAAGAAGGTGCCGGTGCGGACCTTGGGGATGGCCAGGTCCAGGTCTGCGGCCTGCGTGGTCAGCACTTTGTCGCGGTGACCGTTGCGCCAGGTCGTACGGGTCTCGGCGTGCTCGCCGGGCTCCGCGCCGATGTGGGTGGTGGCCTCGGCCTCGATGAGTTCCTGCAGGATCCGCTGGGCCAGGACCCTGATCAACTCGATTCCGTCCGCCGTACGCAGTGACTCCATCAGCCGGAGTAAGTCATGCTGGGACAAGGCCATCGCGTCACCTCTCTCAACGAGCTTCGCTACTCGGAGAGTTGCGCGATGGCCGCCTCATGACCAGGGGCTATGCGGAGATCGCTGCTACACCACTCGACGGGACACCATCCCGAAGTGGGCGCGGTTGGCGGAGATGAAGTCCCAGCGGCAGGGTCTCACTTCACCTCCCGGGCGAAATGGGCGGCTGCCCGACGCAAGATCTCGCGCTCGAGTTGCCACTCCTTCTCCGCCTTCAGCAGCCGGGCATTCTCCGCCCGCAGCCGGGCCAGCTCATCCGCCTCACTCCCGCCCGCGTCACGGAGCCCGGGCATGGCCTGGGCCTCGTCCTTGCGGACCCACGTCCGCTGCGACTCCGCGGTGATGCCGAGATCAGCGGCTACCGAGGCATACGTCCGCTTGCCGACCGCGGCGCGGTAGAGCGCGACGGCGTCCTTCCTGAACTCCTCCGGATACGGAGACCTGCGTCCCACCTGGGCATCCCTCCCTGGACCATCAAGATCCATTGTCAGGGTGTCCACTCCAAAGGATCAGCCTCACTGCAGCCAGACCGCCCGCAACCCTGGTCTCTTCCGAGTCAACCGCAGCAGTGCGCCCACATCCGGGCCTGCCGCCGACTACCGTGCCAACGGCGGGGCAACGGCACCGGGAAAGCAACGTGCCTCGGCTTCGTCGAACATGGCCGCGACGAGGCTCTCTCGGCTGCCCTTCGCACCGAGGTCGAAGGGGCGCTTCCAAGCCGACTGTGCGCCGACCGGGGCTTTTGGGGCCGTCAGCAGAACGTTCTGGAGTGCTTCGTCCAAGATCTCCATGAGGGCCTCGCTGCGGTGCCGGGCGCAGATCGCCGGAGCGTAGGTGCAAGGCGTCCGCGCTCTTCTGACGCCCTCGCCCGGCGCGGCCGGCCCTCAGTCCGGCAGGGCGTCTCTGAGCGCTTCGTCCAAACGCCGCGCCAGTTCCCCGTCACTGGGCGGGTTGTCTGTGAAGAGGGCGCCCAGCTCGGTGGTGAAGGTCTGGGTGAAGGCGCCGTACAGCGGGGTGCGGGGGCGGTGCACCGCCTGCTGGAGGGCGGGGAGCAGGATGGCGCCGGCGTACTCCGGGCGGCCGGCCGCGTCGCGGGGCACGGTGTCGGCGCTCTCCCCGGTCGGCGCCGCCGAGGGCGTCGCGGCGCCCACCGTGCACGTCACGGCGTCGTCCGTGTAGGCGGAGGTGCGCGTCGCCGCGAAACCGGCGTCCAGCAGGCAGCGTTCGCTCTCCTTGCCGGTCAGGTACTCGATCAGGTCGGTCGCCTTGGTCCTGCGCTGGGACGCCGCGGTCACGGCGAGGTTCTGGCCGCCGAGGACGGCCCGCCCCGGCAACGCGGTCACACCGAGCCGGTCGTCGTCGGGGAACGACTGGTGCAGGGCGGGATACACATACGGCCAGTGGCGCAGGAAGGTGGTGCGGCCCGAGGCGAAGTCACCGAGGGAGGCCGCCTCGTCGGAGTGGAAGGCGTCCGGGAGCACGTACGAGGCCTCGGTGCGACGGCGCAGCTCGCTGATGCCCTCGGTCAACTCCTCGACGGTGGCGGTGTAGTGGCCGTCTCCGCCGGTGAGCGTGAGGTCCGGTACGGCGGACGCGAACGCCTCCACGGCGTTGACCGTCCGCCCCTCGTACGCGGCGAGCTGGGTCGTCCAGCCCTTGTCGTAGCCGTCGGGCTTGTGGTCGCCGACGGCGTTGATCAGCGTCTTCAGTTCCGGCCAGTCCAGGCCGCCCGTCAGGTCGGTCTGCTCGACGTCCGCCTGGCTCAGGTGGTCGCGGCGGTAGTAGAGCAGGCCGACATCGCTGTTGAAGGGAGCGGCGTACACGTTGCCGTCCCAGCGGGCGGTGCTCGCGACGGGTGCGATGACGTCGTCGTCGAGCAGCGACTCGGGCAGTGGGCTGATCAGGTCCGCGGCGGCGAACTCCGGGACCCAGGTGACGTCGAGGTTGACCACGTCGTAGGCGGCGCTGCCGGACTGGAGCGCGCCGAGCAGTTGGCTACGCTGCTCGTCGGCGCTGCCGGGGAGTTCGACCAGTCGGGCCCGGTAGCCGGTGCCGGCCTTCTCCTGCTCGGCGTTCCAGGCGTCGATGAGCCGCTGGCGGACGCCGTTCTTGCCGGTGACGTCCCGGCCGCTGGCGACCACGATGTCGCCGGGCACGTCGGCGGAGGGCGGCGTCGCGGGTCCGCTTCCGCCGTCGCCGCCACCACTGCACGCGGTCGGCAGGAGCAGGCAGAGCGCTGCCGGCAGCGCCGCCAGGTGCCGCCGGGACTGTCGTCGCAGCTCTGCTCCGCGCATCAGGTCTCCCCCGTTCCGGTGCGCGCGACCTCGTCGTGGAGGGCGGCGCCGAGATCGTCGTCGGCGTCCAGGCACCGGCCGCCGCTGGCCTCCGAGATCCGGGCGTCCGGCTTCCCCGCGTCGCAGCCGCCGCCCTTGAGGGAGACCATCGCGACCGGCAGCCCTCTCGCGCGGGCGATGTCCAGGAGGCTGCCGAAGCCGTCGCCGGCGAGCCGGTCCGCGTCCTCGTCGTCGGTGACGAAGACGATCAGGCCGGGGCGTTCGTCGTCGGCGTCCCGGACCTCCATGGCGTCGAGCGCGGCCCGCAGCGCCCCGAGCGGGTTCGCCTCGGCGTCCCGGACCTGGGCCTCGCGGTCGATGGCGCGCTCGGCGTCCTTGCGGGAGTGCGCGCCGAAGGGGAGCAGAGTGTCGTACGTGTCCTCACCTGCGTCCGACACTGCCCACACGGCGTACTCGTCCCGGTCGCCGAGCCCGCCCAGCGACTGTTTCAGCAGGCCCGGCCCACCGCTGGGTCCCTCCCACTGGCCGACCATGGAGCCGGAACTGTCGAGCAGGAACAGCACGCGGCCGGGCCCATTGGCGCCCCGGTAGTCCTCCAACGACGCCTCCATCGCGTCCCGTCCGGCGGACTCCGTCAGCGGCGACGGTGCCCTCAGCACCCCTTCGGCGACCTCGGTGGAATCCAGCAGGGCCCGGTTGCCGGTGGCCGCGCGGAAGCCGTCTTGGGCGAAGGCCACCCGGCCGCCCTCGCCGGTGAGCCACTCCCGGAAGGCCTCCGCCTCACGGTCCCGGTCGGTCTCGTCGCGGTCGGCGCCCTGCCAGCGGACGCGGACGAAGACCGGCTCCAGCCCCGGAACGTCACCCGGGTACTGGGCCATGCGCGGGGTGCGGCGCGCGCTGTCGCAGCCGACGCCGCTCTTCAGGAGGAACTCGGGGACGAGGGCCGCGGTGCGGTTGTCGACGGCGTCGTCGTCGGGCAGCGTGCACAGCAACTCGGCGGCGGTCGGAGCGGGCGGCCCGGACTGGGCGACCCGGTCCTCGGCGCGGCGGGGGTCAGGGGCGCCAGCCGCGCCCTGGGTGCCGTACAGGGCGATCGTGGCCAGCAGTCCGGTGTCGGTGAACTCCGGGTCGGGGCGGCGCACCGCCGCGCCCGCGTGCCGTGCGCGCAGGTTGTCGATCATCCGGGTGAGCGGGGGGCCGGTACGGTCGTCCAGCTCATCGACGGCGATGCCCTGCGGGACGGCGAGCACGACGGGAGAGTACGCGAAGGGCTCCTGGTCGGCGTCCAGTTCGGCCACGGCGTCGGTGTCCTGCCCCGCGATGGCCCGGGCGGCGTCGGCGGGGGAAGCGGGTATCCACACGTCGGGCTGCGGGCCGACGTCGCGCTGCGGGTTGGTGTCGGCCTCGCGGGGTTCCTGCCAGGCACCGGTCTGCTTGCGCAGGGCGGTGACCGCGTCGGCGGCGCCCGCGCTGTAGACGGTGATGCCGCTGCGGCGGCAGTCGTCGCCGGTGGTGTTCGCCTCCGACGTCAGGTACGCGTCGGCTGCGGCCCGGACGGTCGGCTCTAGGTCGGGGTCGGTGAGCACCCGCAGTTCCAGGGGTGGCGCGCAGGAGGAGGGGCCGCCGGTCGGAACGAGATGACGGTAGACACCGATACCGAGGGCGGTCACGACCAAGACCAGCATGACGACGCCCCCGGCCACGAGCCGCCGCGTCCGCCGCCACTCCCGCCTCGTTCCGTCCTCGTCTCCCGTGTCACCCGCCCGCACACCGGCTTTTCCGCCGACGCCCGGGTCCTCCCGGAACCCGGACCCACCCCTACGACGGATCAACGCGCCCCACGCTGAGTCCATCCCGCCCAGCCGTCCGGCCAGAACCGCGCCGACCCGGCGGACGAGCCCGGGGTCGGGGTCGGGAGACCCGGGCCCAGGGACGGGGGCGGGATCAGGCGCGGGGCGAGGGACGGGGGCGTCAGGCGCAGGCGGGCTTCCGGTCCTCCCAGCCCCGGCGGCGAGCAGCACGTCCATGCCGGGCTCGGCGCGGCTCTCCGGTTCCCAGGCGTCACCCCGTACCGTCCGGTGACCCGCGGCGGACATCCGAGCCCGCAGACCGTCCACGAGGTCGCCGAACGACACGTCGCCGCCCGCTTCCAACAGCTTCACCAGTTCGGCGGTGAACGGCGTCGGCATGTCGGGATCACCCGCGTCGATGCGGTGATTGGGCTGCACGCTCATCAGCAGCAGCCGCCGTTTGTCGGGGGTCTGAGGGCGGACCCAGGCGGCGTTGCCGGCGAAGCAGCAGTCGAGGACGACCACGATCCGCCCGGCCGAACTCGCGGTGAGCATCGCTTGCGCCAGGCTGAACAGCACCGCGCCCGGGAAGACCGCGTGCCCGCCCGCGACCACGCGTGCGTTGCGCATCTGCAGGAACAGCTCGTCGCCCGCGTTCGGTATCGCCCCGTGCCCGGCGAAGTACAGCAGCAGGACGCCGTCCGCCTCGTTTGCGGCCTTCCAGAGCTCCTGGTCGAAGGTGCCCTGGTCGGGAGAGCGGCACACCGTGATCTCCCGCTCACCGAACACACCGCCGTGCCGCAGCGCCTCCGCCAGCCGGTTCAGGTTGTGTTTGACCGCGGGAAGGTCGCCGGGCACGCCGTCCGGCGGTGCCGTGTTGTCGTACTCGGACACTCCGACCAAAAGCGCCCGGTTCGCCTTCCCCCGCGGGTCGTAACCGGTCACCGGACGCCTACCTGTCGTCGGGCTGCACCGGCTCGACGCGCACCTGGGGCGGATCGCCTTCCTCCACCGCACGGCGGTTGGCCTGCCAGGCCTCCACGGATCGTCTGACCTGGTCCACCACGCCCTGGAACAGCGCGCCCGCGGCGCCCCCGAGCACCGCCACGACGATGTCCATGCCGGTGCCCATAGGGGTACCGGCCTCGTCGGTCCGGCTCTGTTCGGTGATGCGGAGCTGGTCGATCCGGGCCAGGTCGGCGAGCGGTTTCTCCCGTTCCAGCCACTTGTGCAGGGCGACGATGTCAGTCGCCCTCTCGGTTCCGTCGAGCCGGATCCGGATACCGCGCGTCACCACACCGTCCCCCTCAGCCATAACTCACCATCATGACACCGCTGTTGCGCGCAGGCTAGGGTCCGTACACCGCTGCCGTGCCGTCCACGCGGGGAGCGCACGCCGTCCTTGCCCCCGGGACTACGCCTTTGGAGCCTGTCCACCCGGGACCGTGGTCCGACCAGCCGGGCACCGACGACAGTTAGCGTCCCACCATGCGTATAGGACTACTTGGCACCGGCAACGTCGCCCGAGCACTGGCCCCCGGATGGAGGGACGCAGGACACGACGTGCTCCTCGGTTCGCGTCGGCCCGAGGATCGGACAGACCTTGGTCTCCCCGTGGCGGACCTGAGTGAGACAGCCGCCCACGCAGAGGTTCTGGTCAACGCCACCCCAGGGGCCGTTTCCGTGGAACTGCTGCGCTCCATCGGCGCGCCGGCGCTGGCCGGCACCGTGCTGATCGATGTGGGGGTCGGCCTCTCCGACGACTTCACCGAGCTCTCAGTGGACGGTTCGTAAGGCGATGTCCGTTTCCGGCTGTGGTTGGAGCAAGGTCGCTGGTGGGGATTGCGTCGGCTATTGCTTCCTGGCGAAGTTGCCGGTGTCGGCCTCGGTGAGGATCCCGAGTTTGACCAGGCGTTTCAGCTTGGCGCGGGTGCCTTCGACGTTCTTCGGCAGCAGTTCGTGACCGAGGGCTTCGCAGACGTCCTTGGCCCGCAGCGGCCCGGTCGCGTGGTTGAAGGCGGCGAGGATGCGGGGGTAGTCCGGGTGCTCGGGCAGCTCCGGCGCGACGGCGGGGAGCCGGTCGGCGAGGCCGGTGACGGTCTTGCGAGTGATCGCGAGGTGCTCCAGGTGTGTCTCCGCCTCCCGCAACCTGGTCTGCAGGCCGCCGATCTGTGCGCGGAGATCGTCGGCCAGGGCCCGGGCGGCA
The Streptomyces tirandamycinicus DNA segment above includes these coding regions:
- a CDS encoding extracellular solute-binding protein, with product MRGAELRRQSRRHLAALPAALCLLLPTACSGGGDGGSGPATPPSADVPGDIVVASGRDVTGKNGVRQRLIDAWNAEQEKAGTGYRARLVELPGSADEQRSQLLGALQSGSAAYDVVNLDVTWVPEFAAADLISPLPESLLDDDVIAPVASTARWDGNVYAAPFNSDVGLLYYRRDHLSQADVEQTDLTGGLDWPELKTLINAVGDHKPDGYDKGWTTQLAAYEGRTVNAVEAFASAVPDLTLTGGDGHYTATVEELTEGISELRRRTEASYVLPDAFHSDEAASLGDFASGRTTFLRHWPYVYPALHQSFPDDDRLGVTALPGRAVLGGQNLAVTAASQRRTKATDLIEYLTGKESERCLLDAGFAATRTSAYTDDAVTCTVGAATPSAAPTGESADTVPRDAAGRPEYAGAILLPALQQAVHRPRTPLYGAFTQTFTTELGALFTDNPPSDGELARRLDEALRDALPD
- a CDS encoding substrate-binding domain-containing protein — its product is MTGYDPRGKANRALLVGVSEYDNTAPPDGVPGDLPAVKHNLNRLAEALRHGGVFGEREITVCRSPDQGTFDQELWKAANEADGVLLLYFAGHGAIPNAGDELFLQMRNARVVAGGHAVFPGAVLFSLAQAMLTASSAGRIVVVLDCCFAGNAAWVRPQTPDKRRLLLMSVQPNHRIDAGDPDMPTPFTAELVKLLEAGGDVSFGDLVDGLRARMSAAGHRTVRGDAWEPESRAEPGMDVLLAAGAGRTGSPPAPDAPVPRPAPDPAPVPGPGSPDPDPGLVRRVGAVLAGRLGGMDSAWGALIRRRGGSGFREDPGVGGKAGVRAGDTGDEDGTRREWRRTRRLVAGGVVMLVLVVTALGIGVYRHLVPTGGPSSCAPPLELRVLTDPDLEPTVRAAADAYLTSEANTTGDDCRRSGITVYSAGAADAVTALRKQTGAWQEPREADTNPQRDVGPQPDVWIPASPADAARAIAGQDTDAVAELDADQEPFAYSPVVLAVPQGIAVDELDDRTGPPLTRMIDNLRARHAGAAVRRPDPEFTDTGLLATIALYGTQGAAGAPDPRRAEDRVAQSGPPAPTAAELLCTLPDDDAVDNRTAALVPEFLLKSGVGCDSARRTPRMAQYPGDVPGLEPVFVRVRWQGADRDETDRDREAEAFREWLTGEGGRVAFAQDGFRAATGNRALLDSTEVAEGVLRAPSPLTESAGRDAMEASLEDYRGANGPGRVLFLLDSSGSMVGQWEGPSGGPGLLKQSLGGLGDRDEYAVWAVSDAGEDTYDTLLPFGAHSRKDAERAIDREAQVRDAEANPLGALRAALDAMEVRDADDERPGLIVFVTDDEDADRLAGDGFGSLLDIARARGLPVAMVSLKGGGCDAGKPDARISEASGGRCLDADDDLGAALHDEVARTGTGET